From Anoplopoma fimbria isolate UVic2021 breed Golden Eagle Sablefish chromosome 11, Afim_UVic_2022, whole genome shotgun sequence, one genomic window encodes:
- the LOC129098295 gene encoding UNC93-like protein MFSD11 — protein sequence MADRRTVNVVILGVGFLFIFTAFTTCGNIEQTVVKSLQNGTFSGSGYHSLGIIYGVFSFANLLAPSVVAVIGPKITMFLSGLLYSGYIAVFIVPSTWSLYLTSVLIGIGAAMLWTAQGHFLVENSEASTINRNTGMFWALLQCSMLFGNLYVYFDWNGRTEISDSSRKNIFLSLLVASVLGTLSFLVLRKSHDEEEMLSEEEGQSLLSTRVMYTHRANMAMQDAKSEFKTILQLLKTKTILLLSPCMAYSGLELSFYSGVYGTCIGATTQFGASAKGLIGISGIVVGIGEIVGGGLFGLLCKNNRFRRTSVVFLGMVVHFVAVYLIFLNIPDDATVVFNTTTQSKPFLAPSVSIALLCSFLLGLGDSCFNTQLYSILGCVYTEHSTPAFAIFKFIQSVFAAVAFFYGGYLLLKWQLLMMVILGFTGTLCFFAVERMQSYSVDLQEY from the exons ATGGCAGACAGGAGGACGGTCAACGTAGTCATCTTAGGAGTGGGCTTTTTGTTCATCTTTACAGCCTTCACCACTTGTGGGAACATTGAA CAAACTGTAGTGAAAAGCCTGCAGAATGGTACCTTCTCTGGCAGTGGGTACCACAG TCTGGGAATCATCTATGGGGTCTTTTCATTCGCCAATTTACTTGCCCCATCAGTTGTTGCAGTGATTGGGCCGAAGATTACTATGTTTCTGAGTGGCCTTCTGTACAG TGGGTACATTGCTGTGTTCATCGTCCCTTCAACATGGTCCTTATACTTGACCTCTGTGCTCATCGGCATTGGAGCAGCAA TGCTCTGGACAGCTCAAGGACACTTCCTGGTGGAAAACTCCGAGGCGTCCACCATCAACAGGAACACGGGGATGTTCTGGGCTCTCCTGCAGTGCAG CATGCTATTTGGGAATCTTTATGTTTACTTTGACTGGAATGGACGGACAGAGATATCAG acagcagcaggaaaaacatttttctgtccCTGCTGGTCGCCTCCGTACTCGGCACACTCAGCTTCCTGGTGTTGAGAAAGAGccatgatgaagaggagatgcTCTCTGAAGAGGAAGGGCAGTCGCTGCTCTCAACCCGCGTGAT GTACACGCACAGGGCAAACATGGCCATGCAGGATGCCAAGTCAGAATTCA AAACCATCCTGCAGCTTCTGAAGACTAAAACTATTCTGCTCCTGAGTCCCTGCATGGCGTACAGCG GCCTGGAGCTGTCGTTCTACAGCGGAGTGTATGGGACGTGTATCGGAGCCACCACACAGTTTGGAGCTTCAGCTAAAGGCTTGATCGGGATCTCTGGGATTGTGGTGGGCATTGGAGAGATTGTGG GTGGAGGCTTGTTTGGATTGTTGTGCAAGAACAATCGCTTCAGACGGACCTCCGTGGTGTTTCTGGGGATGGTTGTCCACTTCGTTGCCGTCTATTTGATCTTCCTCAACATCCCAGATGATGCAACTGTTGTCTTCAATACCACCACCCAGAGTAAACCGTTTCTAGCTCCTAG tgTATCCATTGCCCTGCTGTGCAGCTTCTTGCTCGGACTAGGGGACAGTTGTTTCAACACTCAACTCTACAGCATATTAGGCTGTGTTTATACTGAACACAGCACGCCTGCTTTTGCCATCTTCAAATTCATCCAG tCTGTTTTCGCAGCGGTGGCGTTCTTCTACGGCGGGTACCTCCTGCTGAAGTGGCAGCTCCTGATGATGGTCATCCTGGGCTTCACTGGAACGCTCTGCTTCTTCGCGGTGGAGCGGATGCAGAGCTACTCTGTAGATTTGCAGGAATATTAG
- the kdm8 gene encoding lysine-specific demethylase 8 gives MATLWSKISAALPRNEEQFPLQFSDKVESSVVEMLKRARRQLYSDATSASRTLNAQILLDFSWEKLNTGTWRHVDKEWRRVYSYGCLFKVAALCGGDPSAEEVLLAVRTCDMGLLMGAAIMDDILQVIVRILQAEVRKSTKLEEESENTEVKRMKTECPRVPAIREELAVPRMKCPSLESFSTNYLLPLKPVILEGIIEHWPAFNQHPWSIEYLRSVAGCRTVPVEVGSRYTDEEWSQTLLTVNEFIDRYILNKEGVKGLGYLAQHQLFDQIPELKEDIRPPDYCCLGEGDEDDITVNAWFGPRGTVSPLHQDPQQNFLAQVVGSKYIRLYSPEDTDKLYPHQSQLLHNTSQVEVENPDAELFPEFAQAPYLECVLQPGDVLFIPVQHWHYVRSLELSFSVSFWWS, from the exons ATGGCCACGCTGTGGTCAAAGATCTCTGCTGCCCTGCCTCGTAATGAGGAACAGTTCCCGCTGCAGTTCAGCGACAAAGTGGAGTCAAGTGTGGTGGAAATGCTGAAACGGGCTCGGCGGCAGCTTTACAGCGACGCCACCAGCGCCAGCCGAACGCTTAATGCTCAGATCCTTTTGGATTTCTCCTGGGAGAAACTCAACACGGGAACATGGCGCCACGTGGACAAAGAATGGAGACGCGTTTATTCCTACGGCTGCCTGTTCAAAGTGGCCGCTCTGTGTGGTGGAGATCCGTCAGCAGAGGAGGTCCTGCTGGCTGTGAGGACCTGTGACATGGGTTTACTCATGGGGGCAGCCATCATGGATGACATACTTCAGGTTATAGTTCGGATCCTGCAAGCTGAAGTCAGGAAATCCACTAAATTAGAAGAAGAAAGTGAAAACACTGAAGTCAAG AGAATGAAGACGGAGTGCCCACGTGTTCCTGCGATCAGAGAGGAGTTGGCGGTTCCCAGGATGAAGTGTCCTTCACTGGAGAGCTTCAGCACCAACTACCTGCTCCCCCTCAAACCGGTGATTTTAGAGGGGATCATTGAGCACTGGCCCGCCTTCAACCAACACCCCTGGAG CATAGAATACTTGAGGTCTGTGGCCGGCTGTCGGACCGTTCCCGTTGAGGTCGGGTCCAGGTACACGGACGAGGAATGGTCCCAGACGCTGCTAACGGTCAATGAGTTCATCGATCGATACATTCTGAATAAA GAGGGAGTAAAAGGTCTGGGTTATCTCGCTCAACACCAGCTGTTTGATCAG ATACCAGAGCTGAAGGAGGACATCCGCCCTCCTGATTATTGCTGCCTCGGCGAAGGAGACGAAGACGACATCACCGTTAACGCTTGGTTCGGGCCCAGAGGTACGGTGTCTCCTCTCCACCAGGACCCTCAGCAGAACTTCCTGGCTCAG GTGGTGGGAAGCAAATACATTCGCCTATATTCCCCAGAGGACACAGACAAGCTGTACCCTCATCAATCACAGCTCCTTCACAATACCAGTCAG gtggaggtggagaaCCCAGACGCGGAGCTCTTCCCGGAGTTTGCCCAGGCTCCGTATCTGGAATGCGTGTTGCAGCCTGGAGACGTGCTGTTCATCCCCGTCCAACACTGGCATTATGTCCGATCCCTAGAGCTCAGCTTCTCTGTCAGCTTCTGGTGGTCATGA